In Sphingomonas sp., a single window of DNA contains:
- a CDS encoding LysR family transcriptional regulator, which translates to MTAEPTLRLDWDDLKLFVEIAHTGTLTAAAERLRLSQPTAGRRLRSLEATVGAALFQRTPGGFRLTDEGEAMLVHAEQMAEEAVALQRKLIGGARGLEGVLRLSASDWVSSRVLAAPLAGFAIEHPGLVVEVLADSRLYDLQRREADLVLRFVPFSGSDIVQRRFLRIRYALYAAPAYLERCGDPRASGDGTGHRLVTMNSALDQLPDVAWLRGRWPAAMPAFRSNNREAQGAACVAGAGLAVLPRVIGDQLPLARLESEAPPPRDLWLGYHQDLRRLRRLRLLVDALSAALPSEL; encoded by the coding sequence ATGACCGCCGAACCGACGCTTCGCCTCGACTGGGATGATCTGAAGCTGTTCGTCGAGATCGCCCACACGGGCACGCTGACCGCGGCCGCCGAGCGGCTGCGGCTCAGCCAGCCCACGGCAGGCCGTCGGCTGCGCAGCCTGGAGGCGACGGTCGGCGCGGCGTTATTCCAGCGCACGCCTGGCGGCTTTCGCCTGACCGACGAGGGAGAGGCAATGCTCGTCCATGCCGAGCAGATGGCGGAGGAGGCGGTCGCCCTGCAACGCAAGCTGATCGGCGGCGCGCGCGGGCTGGAAGGCGTGCTGCGGCTCTCCGCCTCGGACTGGGTTTCGTCGCGCGTGCTGGCGGCACCCTTGGCCGGCTTCGCGATCGAGCATCCCGGCCTCGTGGTGGAGGTGCTGGCCGATTCCCGCCTCTATGATCTTCAGCGGCGCGAGGCGGACCTGGTGCTGCGCTTCGTGCCTTTCTCCGGCAGCGACATCGTCCAGCGCCGCTTCCTGCGCATCCGCTATGCGCTCTATGCAGCGCCCGCCTATCTGGAGCGCTGCGGCGATCCGCGCGCGAGCGGGGACGGCACCGGCCATCGGCTCGTGACGATGAACAGCGCACTTGATCAGCTCCCGGACGTCGCGTGGCTGCGTGGCCGATGGCCCGCTGCCATGCCTGCCTTCCGCAGCAACAATCGCGAGGCACAGGGGGCCGCCTGCGTCGCCGGCGCAGGCCTGGCAGTGCTGCCGCGGGTAATCGGCGACCAGCTGCCGCTCGCACGACTGGAAAGCGAGGCGCCGCCGCCGCGCGACCTGTGGCTCGGCTATCACCAGGATCTGCGGCGGTTGCGCCGGCTTCGGTTGCTCGTAGACGCGCTGAGCGCCGCGTTGCCTAGCGAACTCTGA